The Bacteroides ovatus genomic interval CTGATTGCACATAATTATGTGTTTATCACGGATCCGAATTACGAGAACGAAATAGCAGGAGGCGGACTGTTTATTGCCACCGATCGTGTATCGGAGCAATCGACAGATATTCTCTTGAAAGCGCATATACGTAATGAAGACAAACAGGGCTTTGCAGGAAAAATTTCCTATTCTTTAGTAGACCGTGCAGGAAAAGAAGTGGCATCGTCAGATGTGAAACTGAATATCCGTAAAGGGACTGCGACAAGTCATAATGGAAAGATGAAAGTGAAGCAGCCGCATTTATGGACTCCTGAATCACCTTATCTGTATAATCTGTGTGTGCGTATTTATGATAAGAATGGAAATGTAGTAGATGGTTATCGTCGTCGTGTCGGTATCCGTAGTATCGAATTTAAGGGAAAAGATGGCTTCTGGCTGAATGGAAAACCTTATGGTAAACCTTTGATGGGAGCTAATCGGCATCAGGATTTTGCAGTTGTAGGAAATGCGGTTGCCAATAGTATTCACTGGCGTGACGCCAAGAAACTGAAAGATTTGGGGCTGGAAGTAATCCGTAATGCACATTGTCCGCAAGATCCTGCTTTTATGGATGCTTGTGATGAACTTGGTCTGTTTGTTATCGTGAATACTCCGGGATGGCAATTCTGGAATAACGAACCCATTTTTGCCAAACGGGTTTATAATGATATACGTAATATGGTTCGTCGTGACCGTAACCATCCTTGTGTATGGCTGTGGGAACCGATCTTGAATGAAACATGGTATCCGGAAGATTTTGCCGGGCGTGTGAAAGGGATTGTTGATGAGGAATATCCTTATCCGTCCTGCTATTCCGGTTGTGATGTGCAAGCCAAGGGCTCGCAATATTTTCCGGTACAGTTTGCCCATCCGATGGATCTTTCAAAACGTGATCCTAAAATTACATATTTTACACGCGAGTGGGGAGATAATGTCGATGATTGGAGTTCGCACAATTCTCCAAGTCGCACAGCCCGTAACTGGGGAGAACAGCCTATGCTTATACAGGCTGCTCATTACGCTTCTCCTTATTATAATTACATTTGCTATGATGGTTTGTATAAAGAGTCTCCCTGCCATGTGGGCGGATGCTTGTGGCATTCGTTCGATCATCAGCGGGGATACCATCCGGACCCGTTCTATGGTGGATTGATGGATGTATTCCGTCAGCCTAAGTATTCCTATTATATGTTTAAGGCGCAACGTCCGGCTGTCGTTTCCGAGAGTTTGGCAGAAAGCGGACCGATGGTTTATATCGCTCACGAGATGACACCGTTCTCAAGCAGAGATGTAACGGTGTATTCCAACTGCGATGAAGTTCGTTTGACTGTGAATAAAGATGGGCAAACTTATACCTATAAAAAAGACAAGACACGAAAAGGAATGCCTTCTCCGGTAATAACTTTCCCCGGGATATTTGACTTTATGGTTGATAAGAAGATGACTCGTGAAAAGCATGATGCGGACGTCTATTTCCTGGCAGAGGGACTGATGGATGGCAAGGTGGTGGCTACACATAAAGTAATGCCCGCCCGCCGTGCAGAACAGATTCGTTTGAGAGTAGACAACGAAGGAATCGGACTGCGTGCTGATGGATCTGATTTTGTTACTGTTGTGGCAGAAATCACAGATAAGAATGGAAATGTAAAGCGTTTGAATAATTATTATATCAAGTTCTTTGTAGAAGGAGAGGGACGTATTTTGGGCGGAGCTAATGTATTGGCAAATCCTGCTCCGGTGAAATGGGGCAGTGCTCCCGTATTGATCCAGTCGACCACGACTCCCGGAAAGATTAAGGTAAGAGCCAGTGTTTTGTTTGAGGGATCACAGATGCCCGTAAGCGGTGAACTGGAACTAACATCTTCCGCTCCAATGTATCCATTGATATTTGATAAGAAAGAAGAAGCGTTGCCTAAGCCATCCGAATCGTTCTCCATGGACAAGAAGAGTGATGCTGAACTGGAGTTGGAACGCCGCCGTCGTGAACTGAATGAATTAAAACTGAAAGAAGTGGAGCAACAACAGACAGATTTCGGTGAGAAAGTAGATTAAGACTACTCATTACAACAATTTACTGTTCCGGTGTGTTTTTTAGTAACCGGAGATAGAGAGTAAATGATATATTCTTTAGGCACGGGATACGCATTCCGTGCCTAATTTTTTATGTTTCATTTTTTATCTCTATCTTTGCGATACATAATAAATAAGGACGTATGGAAAAAATTGAAATAGAAGAGAAGATTGTAGCTATGCTAAAGACAGTGTACGATCCGGAGATTCCGGTCAATGTATACGATCTTGGACTGATTTATAAGATTGACGTCTCCGATAGTGGAGAAGCGGCACTCGATATGACGCTGACAGCTCCCAATTGTCCGGCTGCTGATTTTATTATGGAGGATATTCGCCAAAAAGTGGAGTCAGTAGAAGGAGTGAATTCCGCCACCATCAATCTGGTCTTCGAACCTGAATGGGATAAAGACATGATGAGTGAAGAAGCCAAATTGGAATTAGGTTTTCTTTAATCGTTCTATGTCAGGCAGTGCTCTGATTTTATAAGTTGTAATTCGTTATTAGATCTCGTAACTGGTAATTAAATGAAGAACATTTATTTTCTTTCCGATGCACATCTTGGTTCTCGTGCTATTGAGCACGGGCGTACTCAAGAACGGCGTTTGGTGAACTTCCTCGATAGTATAAAGCATAAGGCTTCCGCCATTTATCTACTGGGAGATATGTTCGACTTCTGGTATGAATTCCGGCTGGTAGTTCCTAAGGGGTACACCCGTTTCTTGGGGAAGCTCTCCGAACTAACAGATATGGGTGTAGAGGTGCATTTTTTTATAGGTAATCATGACATCTGGTGTGGAGACTATCTCACCAAAGAGTGTGGTGTCATCATGCATCGCGAACCATTGACTACTGAAATCTACGGAAAGGAGTTTTATCTTGCTCATGGTGACGGCTTGGGTGATCCGGATAAGAAGTTCAAGCTACTTCGTTCGATGTTCCACAGCAAAACTTTGCAAACGATGTTTTCTGCTATTCATCCCCGCTGGAGTGTTGAATTGGGTTTAACATGGGCTAAGCACAGCCGACAAAAACGGGCGGACGGAAAGGAACCGGATTATATGGGAGAAAACAAGGAACACTTGGTACTATATACCAAAGACTACTTGAAAAGCCATCCCAATATCAACTTCTTTATTTACGGACATCGTCACATTGAACTGGATTTGATGTTGAGCGCCACCTCCCGTGTGTTGATTTTGGGAGACTGGATTAACTTCTTCTCTTATGCCGTGTTTGACGGAGAGAATCTCTTTTTGGAAGAGTATATCGAGGGAGAGACACAGGTCTAATTATGTTTCAACAAAATAAAAGGTCAGGCATAATACGGAACAAAATATAAAACAAGGGCACAAAGAAGTAGCAGAAAAATAACCTGCCATCTTTGTGCCTTTGTCGTTAGAGAATCTTCAATGCTTATTAGTTAAATCTTCCTTTCTGCTCAAAACACCCGCTCGTTATTCGGCAAAGTTGGTGTATAAGCGGAACTCGTGTGCAGGAACACTGATCTTTTTTTCTCCCTCCACGGGATTCCCATTTTCCAGATATAGATACCATGTACCTTCAGGAATAGTATAATCGATAGATGCATTGGTGAAATTCGCATACACATGAAGTTGTTTCCCATTCACAGCTTTCAATGTCAGTGTACGTCCATTATCCCAATCATTATAACTGACTTTCCAGGTAAATTGAGAAGAAGCGTTGAATAAATCGGAGTGTGTTGTCCGTAGAGTGATTAGTTTTGTATAAATATCTACCAAGCTTTTACGCTCTGTCTGATATTCCCAAAGGACTGGTTTCTTTCCGGTACGTCCATTTTCGTCTATTGAAATATCATACCCCATTTCGCCGAATTGCCAAAGCATTTTCGGACCTGGAACCGTAAAGAAGAATGCGGCGTTGGATGATAACTGTTTGAGCCGTTCGGACAGGTTGGTTTTTAAGGCTCCATTTCCGTATTCAATCTGTTTATAGGCACACCGCTCTTCGTCATGACTTTCCATATAGCCCACAAATTGATTCGGACGGGTGGTGTCATATAATCCGGAGAAATCACTATTATCTTTCCAGCCCATAGCCGACTGACAATAAGAATGGTTCATATTCCTCCAAAAATGAATTCCTTCTGTGGCTAAAGTTGTTTCTTCATTTGCACAGAAATGTTCCATGGTAACCATTGCATCTTCTTTGACAGCTTTTACGGCTTCGTAGTATTCTTTCAGTACTGATACACGAGCAGGGTCGGTTGCCGCCAAATCATCATCACCTGTTGTCTGTTTCTGTGTGAAACCTTTGGTGAAATCGAAACGGAAACCGTCGATGTGGTAAGTATCTAACAGATATTTCAGGTTGCGTTTGACAAAAGCTTTTGTTTGTTCTGAAGTGTGATTGAAATCATCCGGTGAAAAAACATACTTCTGATGCGGTGTTACAGCGTTCAGCCATGGATTCTTAGTGGAAGGGCGGTTATTAAACGTATCCCAGTACATACGGGCAAACGGATTATCATTGTTCGTATGGTTGTAGACTACATCGAAAATAACGGCGATTCCATTCTGATGGCAGGCGTCAATAAAAGCTTTATATTCATTTTGAGTTCCATACGAGGCATCCAGTGCAAAGTATAGTCCGGTGTTGTATCCCCAACTGTCATTACCTGCAAATTCTTGTACAGGCATCAGTTCGATAGCATCTATTCCCAGTTCTTTTAAGTAAGGCAGCTTTTCCATTGCTCCTGCCAGATTTCCACTGGAAGTAAAATCCCGCAACAAGAGCTCATAGATAACCGGATTTTCTTTATTCTTCATCTCAAATTCTCCGGCACTCCATTGATAGGGTTGTGGGTTTGTGCTTACGACTGATACGTAAGGTGCTTGTGCGCCAGTGGGAAAGTTGGTATCCACTCCCTTTTCCAATGCTTGCTCACAATAAGGATCGCACAAGTAAGTACCGCCATCCGAAGCACTGTACACAAAGTACTGGAACTGTGTTTCACCGGCAGTCAATTCCTCCAGAGTGATCCACCAGCAATGGTTTGTTTCGTCATATTTCATCATGTAGCGACTATCCAGTTTCCAGTTGTTGAAATTACCTGTTACAAATACACAATCTTTATGACCGCCCTGACTGTCCTTATCATATAATACAAGCATTATCGAAGTGGCCGAATGGATATGAATACCCTCTTTTTCTTCTCCGGATATGGGGAGAGGGGCTTTTTGCGGTTCTTCCCAGATAAATCCGTTTTGACTATCTTCTACTAAAGTTGCGTAATCGTAGGTTTGTTGGCTACCTTCCGCATCACGTACAATCAGGTTAATGGTCTGTAAGGGAGTAGATGGAGCAACAGAATAGAAATGGCGGATAGATGAGGAAAGGGTGATACTCCACACATTGTCCTTTGTCTTTTTCAGTCTGTATTTATTCTGATTATCTCCCCATGTAGGTGCACCTGTCCAGTTTGCTCCTGTTCCGGAGTGTAAGTACAAGTCGTCAGCGTAACCATAGAAGTTACTTCCTTCGGGTGCTTTGAAGGTGATAGTCAGTGGTTCATCCGCTTTAGGAATAGCCGGATCAAAATTAAATCCGTCGTGGAGAACTTGTTCTTCCGGGGCAGGATCAGTTCCGGACGAAGGACGCTCGCCCGGCATCAACGGATCATCATCTGAACAAGCTCCAAAGCTGTTGAGTATCAGCAATAAAAGGAGCCAAATATATTTAAAGTCTTTCATAAGCCTTATTTTAGAATTCTTCTTCCAATGTAGTGGTACTATATTTAGCTTTGAGTGTGTCAGATTTCGATCATATCTCAAATCTCCTCTTTCCCGAAGAGGGAGACTTGAGATATGATCGTAATTGATTCTACTCGTTGTGCTGTTTAAGAGTGTCTGATAGTTATTCGACTTTACCTTTGCCTGTCGTAAAGTTAATATGGACTTTCTGACCGGCTTTTACATTACATTCGTAGCCAAGTTCGCTTAGATTATCCGATACGTTCTTATTCTCACGGTAAACGATAGTACCATCGCCTTCATTAGCCAGATCAAGTGTAAATTCGCTCTTCCACCAGCCTCCGGCATCTACAGCCGTAGTAGAAATACGTGCCATGCCTGTAACGGTTGCTGCCGGTGATATGAAGTCGCTTGTTTTATCGGTCGGAATCCTGAACAAGGTCGTTTCATCGCAATTCCACGAATTGTTAATCACACCTCCCAACAGGTAAACTTCCGGCAAACGGAATGAAATTGTTTTTCCTTCTGTAGTCACTGCGACAATTACCAGATACCATCCGGATTTACCAATGCCAATATTGCCTCCTGAGGATGTTAATTCGGCGAAATCAATTGCTTCCGGAGATAAGATTTCTTCGTCATAACCAAAGTCTCCTTCCCATTTTCTAACCGGAGCAAACTTGATTTGGTCTCCCGCCGTATAATATTGTATACTCCAGAACATTCCGGGAGTCTGTGTGACAGGAACCATTTCAGGAGCTACTGCCCAATCCCACCCAAGACTGTACGGAGATCCATTGATGTACATGTGCTCGGGTAGATCCTCCTTGATTGTGTATGTATAATCTTCTACATTAATCGTAATTTTCATTTTCTTTCCGCCGGCGCAGGTGAGATTATCCGGGTCGGCTCCTTCTTTATCCCTGAAAGCCAATAATCCCGGATCCGGATCTTCTATTACTTTGGAAGCACCCAAGGCTCTTTGCCAGGCATCCGGAGCTTCTATCGCACTTCCCGGGACAATCTTGAAATCAAACTTCTCTTCCGACTCGACGACTACTGAAAAGAGATACTGATTGTCTTTGTCTACTTCGAGCTTTGTGGCTGTCGATTTGTCCATCTGCCAGCTGTTTAGATCACCTACTATATAGTATTCCGTATCCACAGCCGGAGTTGCGACCGGAGTGATGGCAGATTGCATTTCCGGGTATTCAGTCAGTGAAGTTGCTTCACCGTTGGTTGTCATGACTACCGGTGTCAGCTTTAAAGTGACTTCGCGCTCTAAAGATTTTTGTGACTTATACAAACTTGCCACTTTTTGGTCAAGTTCTGTCAACCTGACTTTTATATTCCCATCTTTTACTTTTGACGGTAGATTTAATATCTGCCCTTCGGCAACTAATTCTATATTACAAGCTGTGAGTGAGAAGTTTTCTGCAATCGAAGAAACAGAGGCGATTACCACAGAATCGCCCGGCTGTTCTTCAAGTTTCATACTGGCAACCGGAGTTATATCTACCATTGCAGTTATAGCTTCTTCCTGGGGATTGGACTGGGGATCAGCCCAGTCCTTAAAATCTTCATCGCAAGCGGTGAAAGCTGCCGAAGCAAGCAACAGACACGCCATATATGATAATCTTTTCATGATATTCAGTTATTAAAGTTAACGATTATTGAGTAACGGAACCTGTTTTCTGAACAAAGTTCAGATTTATTTTCTGCCCTGCCTTAACGTTTATCGCATATTCAGGACCTATTTCCGACCAACTGTCAATCACACTTTTGTTTTCACGGAACACGATTTTTCCATTAGGTATAGCGAACTCCGTACGCCACCAGTCTTCTCCCGGAACTTTGACGGACATACGCAATTCTCCGCCTCCGGTGCATACCGGTGAAACAAAGTCTGCATCTGCCGTTGTTGGTGCTTGGAATTTGCCTTTATCGCCGAATGTCCAATCTCCTATAGCATTGCCTATCAGACAAACTTCGCCCGGAGCAATATCCAGCGTAAAGGCATAATCAGTCCCTTTGATGCTTACAGACATGATCACTGTATACCAGCCTGTGACATTAACGCTGATATTTTGTCCGCCAAATCCATCATCCGATCCGGTGAATGCATCCGAGGCTATTGTCAGACGTGGATCGTTGAATCCGATGTATTCTCCTTCTTTAGTACCGAACTTGAACATATCAGTGCCTCCGAAATAGAATAAACCGAAGAACTTGGACATTCCGTTTACTGCTGCCAAAGGCACCCAGTTGCTCCAATTACTACCTGCCATCGAGCCATTGATAAATATACTGGAAGGTAATTCGAGAGGCGGTACAGCTTTATATCCCAATACTTTGGGAAGTTCAATTACATTCGAAAAAGCGATGCCACGACCACTATTGGTCAGTTCCGCTTTCAGGCGTACATAAACGGGTATGGGAGTGGTCGGAAATTCTTCATCGGAGGATGCACTCCACAAGTCTCCCAGTGCCAATGCAAATTCTAAAGCTTTCACTTCCATTTTGGCAGAAGAATGGGTAGTACCCAAAGTTGTATAATTAGCTTCCGTATTTGTCTCTGCATGAGCGTCAACGAAAATTTCTTCCAGTGAAATTTGTACTGAATAAGTGGTTGCCATCGGAATCCCGTAATCCGGTTGTGTACAGGTTAATTCCAATGATTCGGAGTTTTTAAGGTCGTACACGTTGTTGGAAGCAAAAGCTGGCACATTCAGTACGAACGTATCCGGTTCGTTCAACACAGGGTTGCTGTCACGGTCTGCTTCACAGGCGGACAGAGCTAGTAGCCCCATTGTCAATGTAAATAGTTTATATAGGTTTTTCATTGTTTTCAGTCTTTAAAACGTGAATAAAGGTTCTATCAATATCCCGGATTCTGAGTCATATTTGTATTCGTCAGCGTTTCTGTTTTCGGTATCGGATAGAGATTATAGATCGAACTCACACCGTTTCCTTCAAAGGAACCGCCTTTCCAATCCCAGAGGTAGGTGCTTGAGGTGAAATAGCCATAACGGATCAAATCTGTGCGTCTGAATCCTTCCAGATACAATTCGCGGGCACGTTCATCCAGAATATAATCTAATGTCAGGTTATTGGCAGAGGGTATTTCTGTTGCTTTGGCACGGTCTCTGAGGGCTTTGATATCCAACCAGGCATTTTGTTGTGCATTTGCGCCGCCTGCTCTCAAATAGGCTTCCGCGCGAATCAGATAAGCTTCCGCCAAACGGAAGAACGGAATGTCCGTATCAGGAATTTTAGCATCGTGAGCGGGTTGTCCGTCCGAGCGCAGATTACTCCATTTCATAAATGAAAGTCCGTCGGTGAATTTACCTACACTTTCCAGTTCGGCTTTGCGACCGGTTGTATAGAACAAGGCGCGTTCATCTTTTGCAGCAGCCTGCACATCTCTCACATTCTGCCATTTATTATCGGTATATTCGGTGAAAGGAATATCCTCACTGTTTGCGAAGAACTTGTCAACCAGTGCTTTGCGTGTACGGATACATTCCCAAGGGTCATTTGTTCCGCGATTCGGCATGTCGCTCTTTTGCGTTGCAGCAATCAGGAAGTAACTTCCTCCGTAACTCTTTGCTTGTACACCATCCTGACGGATAGAAAGGATGATTTCTTTTTTAGCATCGGGATTTTCATCATTGTCTGCCATAAAAAGTTGTTCGTAATTTCCACACAATCCGTATCCATTGGAGGGATCGAGCACTTTGCCGGCATAGGTGATAGCATCATTCCAACGCGGTTGTCCGGTGTATACTTCGGCATTGAGATACAAACGGGCACGCAGCAACCAGCAAGCAGCTTTGTCGGCACGTCCGAAAGGAGCTTGACGCGGTTCGCTCATATCATTTTCGATGCTTTCCAGTTCGCTTTCAATATAAGCGAACAGTTCGGAGGCCGTCTTTTGAGGAGGATTCTCTTTGGAGAAGTGTTCGGTGAAAGGAGCTTTTCCGAAGGTGTCCATCAGATAATAGTAAAATAAGGAACGGAGAAAACGGGCTTCGGCACGTTGCTGAACGGAGGTAGCATCCTCTTTTCCGGCGATCTGATCCAGGAAGAAATTGCAGAGTGTGATATTATATGCTAAACGATTATATAATATTTCTGTCTGCTGATGAGAGGAGTTCCAACGCATATAAGTTAGTTCGGGGATACCGGCATTTTCTTGCCAGGTCCATATCATCTCATCAGTGCCATATTCATTGTTAGTGAAAAGAGCGCGATAGAAACAGGATTGACCTTCGTCCTTTACTGCGATATCCGGATCTTCGCTCAATTTTTGTCCGGTAAGTCCCAGTGAAGCGTATAGTTTGGTAAAGTACATATCTTGGTCGAAGGTGGCAGTCATCTGAGGATCGATTGGAGATATATCCAGGTCATTGATACAGGAGGTAATTCCGGTGGTCAGGCTAAGGAACAACGCTGCTGAAACTATTGATTTTATATATTTGAACTTCATAATAGTCTACTTTTTAATAAATTACAATCTTAGAACTGAAGACTTAGCCCGAACAGGATAGTGATCGGATGAGGATAAATGTTCCTGTCAATACCTGCTACTCCGGCATCATTTCCTGAACTGATAACCGATTCAGGATCGAGTCCTGTATACTTGGTGATAACGAAGGGATTCTGTACAGTACCGTAAATACGGCCGTTGATACCTTTATAAGCCTGGGACTTCAGTAAATTTTTGAAGCTATAACCTACTGTTATGTTATCACAACGCAAGAATGAAGCATTCTCAACGAAACGATCGGACAGATAATAGTCTCCCTTTCCTTCAAATCCCAGATTCACGGCAGCTGTCGGGCGGTTGGAATAGTATCCATGATTAAAGATTCCTCCCTTACCGACACTGGATTTACTGGCCAGTACGTCATTGTACACATAGTTATTCAGGCTGGCACGGAGGGCAAAGCTTAAATCCCAATTTTTATAAGTGAATTTGGAAGTCAGTCCCATCAATACGTCAGCGGCAGGTTTTTTATAGATATATTTGTCCGAAGCGTTGATGACACCATCTCCGTTACGGTCTACGAACATGTTTTCAATCGGTTTTCCATCCTTATCATACACTTGTTGGTAAACGAAGAATGAGTTCATCGGATAACCTACTTTCTGTACCTGGCAGGTTGCACCGCTAATACCAGTAGATACACCTCCGGTTTCTACATAGTAATTAGAATCATCTCCTCCGGTCAGTTTAGTGATTTCATTTTTGTTCCAAGTGATGTTATATCCCAAGTCCCAGACAAAATCTTTGGTTACAATAGGTTTGGCATTGATGGTGAATTCAAGCCCCGTATTTTTTAATGAACCGATGTTGCTGATCAGTTGGGTATTAAAGTTAGTCCCCGCCGCAATCTTTACGGTATTGATTAAATCGTCGGTTTTCCGGTAATAGTAATCCATCGAGCCGGAGATACGTCCGTTCAGGAAAGCAAAGTCGAAACCTGCGTTATAAGTCGTTGTCTCTTCCCATTTCAGGTCTTCGTTATAAGCTTTAGGACGCATAGTGCCATAATAGGTATCCCCGAAAGGATAATAACCTCCGGCTGCGTTGACGCGGTACAGTGCCATATAAGGGAAATCATAATCGTCGCCTAAGTTCTGCTGACCCGTGATACCCCATCCGAGGCGGAGTTTCAGATCTGACAATACTTCTACGTTTTTCAGGAAATTTTCTTCTTTCAGTTTCCATCCCAAAGCAACAGAAGGGAAGCTACTCCAACGGTTGTCTTTAGAGAAACGGGAAGAACCGTCCTGGCGGAAAGTGGCTGTCAGCAAATAACGGCTAAGTAATGTATAATTTACGCGGGCAAAATAAGAAACTAATGTACTGTGATGTCCCCAGGCTGTTTGTGAGCGCAGATTCGGATTGTAGGCTTCGCCTGTTAACGGATTTGTTCCTTGTCCGACTTTATATCCGGTATAGTGGAAATGTTGCTCTTCACCACCCAGTATTACGTCGACATAATGATCCCCGATTTCTTTGGAATATTGTGCATAGGCATTCACCGACAGGTTATATTTGTAGCCGTAGTCAGTCCCGTTCCAACCATAGTAATAAGAGCCCGGGGCATAAGGTGAATTTACATTCTTTTCCTTACCTTCCGAGTAGTCACCGCCTACGTTAGCATGGATATGCAGGTCAGGGAGGAAGTGGAATTTATAGTCTACTTCTACATTGCTGATAAAACTGGTGTTTCTGGAAGTATGTTTCTTTAGTTTCAGTAGGGAAACAGGGTTGGCGGTTGAATTACTTTCCAGTGTAAGCGGCCATTCCGGATCGTTATATGAACTACCGTCACTGGTCGGTTGGTAGAATCCACCGAAGTTTTTGTACATGTCCGAAGAGTCATATACAGGTTGGGTCGGGTCCATGGTCAAAGCTGCGCCGATAGCCCCGTCGTCAGCATAACGTTGGTTGGCCCACATCATTTTAGCATTGATATTGAACTTCAGGTGATCTTTAAAGAAAGAGGGTGTCAGATTGACGGAGGCGGTATAACGCTCGAAATTAGATGTCATCAGGATCCCATTCTGATTGGTGTAACCGAAAGAAACACGATAAGGCATATTTTTCAAACCACCGCTTACAGTCACGTTATGGTCTGTACTAACGGCTGTCTGGAAAATTTCTTTCTGCCAGTCAGTGTTTGCTTCACCGAAGGGGCTTGGAGCATTTCCTTCACCATAAAGTTTGGATACGTATCCTTTGAATTCATTGGCATCCATTACGTCTATTGTCTTTTGCAGTATACCGGCGGAAACGTTACCTTCATAGTTCACCTGTGG includes:
- a CDS encoding alpha-amylase family glycosyl hydrolase yields the protein MKDFKYIWLLLLLILNSFGACSDDDPLMPGERPSSGTDPAPEEQVLHDGFNFDPAIPKADEPLTITFKAPEGSNFYGYADDLYLHSGTGANWTGAPTWGDNQNKYRLKKTKDNVWSITLSSSIRHFYSVAPSTPLQTINLIVRDAEGSQQTYDYATLVEDSQNGFIWEEPQKAPLPISGEEKEGIHIHSATSIMLVLYDKDSQGGHKDCVFVTGNFNNWKLDSRYMMKYDETNHCWWITLEELTAGETQFQYFVYSASDGGTYLCDPYCEQALEKGVDTNFPTGAQAPYVSVVSTNPQPYQWSAGEFEMKNKENPVIYELLLRDFTSSGNLAGAMEKLPYLKELGIDAIELMPVQEFAGNDSWGYNTGLYFALDASYGTQNEYKAFIDACHQNGIAVIFDVVYNHTNNDNPFARMYWDTFNNRPSTKNPWLNAVTPHQKYVFSPDDFNHTSEQTKAFVKRNLKYLLDTYHIDGFRFDFTKGFTQKQTTGDDDLAATDPARVSVLKEYYEAVKAVKEDAMVTMEHFCANEETTLATEGIHFWRNMNHSYCQSAMGWKDNSDFSGLYDTTRPNQFVGYMESHDEERCAYKQIEYGNGALKTNLSERLKQLSSNAAFFFTVPGPKMLWQFGEMGYDISIDENGRTGKKPVLWEYQTERKSLVDIYTKLITLRTTHSDLFNASSQFTWKVSYNDWDNGRTLTLKAVNGKQLHVYANFTNASIDYTIPEGTWYLYLENGNPVEGEKKISVPAHEFRLYTNFAE
- a CDS encoding SusF/SusE family outer membrane protein, whose amino-acid sequence is MKNLYKLFTLTMGLLALSACEADRDSNPVLNEPDTFVLNVPAFASNNVYDLKNSESLELTCTQPDYGIPMATTYSVQISLEEIFVDAHAETNTEANYTTLGTTHSSAKMEVKALEFALALGDLWSASSDEEFPTTPIPVYVRLKAELTNSGRGIAFSNVIELPKVLGYKAVPPLELPSSIFINGSMAGSNWSNWVPLAAVNGMSKFFGLFYFGGTDMFKFGTKEGEYIGFNDPRLTIASDAFTGSDDGFGGQNISVNVTGWYTVIMSVSIKGTDYAFTLDIAPGEVCLIGNAIGDWTFGDKGKFQAPTTADADFVSPVCTGGGELRMSVKVPGEDWWRTEFAIPNGKIVFRENKSVIDSWSEIGPEYAINVKAGQKINLNFVQKTGSVTQ
- a CDS encoding glycoside hydrolase family 2 protein, which encodes MRRIFVSLLLLSLFFMGYAHEPEFSTAGFFRLPDTGRDVYSMNPAWRFYKGSAVGAEAKEFNDKAWQVVSLPNGIEYLPTEASGCINYQGEVWYRKHFTPSEALKGKKLFLHFEAIMGKSKIYVNGKLLAEHFGGYLPVSVDVTDALKWGEDNVIAVWADNSDDPTYAPGKPQDVLDYAYLGGIYRDCWLIAHNYVFITDPNYENEIAGGGLFIATDRVSEQSTDILLKAHIRNEDKQGFAGKISYSLVDRAGKEVASSDVKLNIRKGTATSHNGKMKVKQPHLWTPESPYLYNLCVRIYDKNGNVVDGYRRRVGIRSIEFKGKDGFWLNGKPYGKPLMGANRHQDFAVVGNAVANSIHWRDAKKLKDLGLEVIRNAHCPQDPAFMDACDELGLFVIVNTPGWQFWNNEPIFAKRVYNDIRNMVRRDRNHPCVWLWEPILNETWYPEDFAGRVKGIVDEEYPYPSCYSGCDVQAKGSQYFPVQFAHPMDLSKRDPKITYFTREWGDNVDDWSSHNSPSRTARNWGEQPMLIQAAHYASPYYNYICYDGLYKESPCHVGGCLWHSFDHQRGYHPDPFYGGLMDVFRQPKYSYYMFKAQRPAVVSESLAESGPMVYIAHEMTPFSSRDVTVYSNCDEVRLTVNKDGQTYTYKKDKTRKGMPSPVITFPGIFDFMVDKKMTREKHDADVYFLAEGLMDGKVVATHKVMPARRAEQIRLRVDNEGIGLRADGSDFVTVVAEITDKNGNVKRLNNYYIKFFVEGEGRILGGANVLANPAPVKWGSAPVLIQSTTTPGKIKVRASVLFEGSQMPVSGELELTSSAPMYPLIFDKKEEALPKPSESFSMDKKSDAELELERRRRELNELKLKEVEQQQTDFGEKVD
- a CDS encoding DUF5115 domain-containing protein yields the protein MKRLSYMACLLLASAAFTACDEDFKDWADPQSNPQEEAITAMVDITPVASMKLEEQPGDSVVIASVSSIAENFSLTACNIELVAEGQILNLPSKVKDGNIKVRLTELDQKVASLYKSQKSLEREVTLKLTPVVMTTNGEATSLTEYPEMQSAITPVATPAVDTEYYIVGDLNSWQMDKSTATKLEVDKDNQYLFSVVVESEEKFDFKIVPGSAIEAPDAWQRALGASKVIEDPDPGLLAFRDKEGADPDNLTCAGGKKMKITINVEDYTYTIKEDLPEHMYINGSPYSLGWDWAVAPEMVPVTQTPGMFWSIQYYTAGDQIKFAPVRKWEGDFGYDEEILSPEAIDFAELTSSGGNIGIGKSGWYLVIVAVTTEGKTISFRLPEVYLLGGVINNSWNCDETTLFRIPTDKTSDFISPAATVTGMARISTTAVDAGGWWKSEFTLDLANEGDGTIVYRENKNVSDNLSELGYECNVKAGQKVHINFTTGKGKVE
- a CDS encoding UDP-2,3-diacylglucosamine diphosphatase, yielding MKNIYFLSDAHLGSRAIEHGRTQERRLVNFLDSIKHKASAIYLLGDMFDFWYEFRLVVPKGYTRFLGKLSELTDMGVEVHFFIGNHDIWCGDYLTKECGVIMHREPLTTEIYGKEFYLAHGDGLGDPDKKFKLLRSMFHSKTLQTMFSAIHPRWSVELGLTWAKHSRQKRADGKEPDYMGENKEHLVLYTKDYLKSHPNINFFIYGHRHIELDLMLSATSRVLILGDWINFFSYAVFDGENLFLEEYIEGETQV
- a CDS encoding iron-sulfur cluster assembly protein, producing MEKIEIEEKIVAMLKTVYDPEIPVNVYDLGLIYKIDVSDSGEAALDMTLTAPNCPAADFIMEDIRQKVESVEGVNSATINLVFEPEWDKDMMSEEAKLELGFL